One genomic window of Polaromonas sp. SP1 includes the following:
- a CDS encoding DUF3106 domain-containing protein gives MILQAAVRRTLLPSGHSTQLRLQWLSFGGALLIAALLTLPSFSFAQAVKPAPTASSAPAATKSAASAPAKVMASKPSWAELSPMQQQALKPLASSWNTNISQPQKRKWLEISKNYPSLSPEEQATMHSRMNEWVTLSPQQRAQARLNFARTKELSKQLTPEEKKAKWETYQALSPEEKQKLAAKANPKPLGAATAVKPVAPQKLAPVPPHTVKAASKPAPRIIASQPVAAAAVLPASSAAGGPAATPLR, from the coding sequence ATGATCCTGCAAGCCGCTGTTAGACGTACTCTATTGCCTTCTGGCCACTCGACGCAGTTACGGCTGCAGTGGCTGTCGTTCGGCGGGGCACTCTTGATCGCCGCACTGCTGACGTTGCCATCCTTCAGTTTTGCGCAAGCGGTCAAGCCTGCACCGACCGCGTCCAGCGCGCCCGCCGCCACTAAATCAGCCGCCAGCGCTCCTGCCAAGGTCATGGCATCCAAACCCTCCTGGGCTGAACTCAGCCCCATGCAGCAGCAGGCTCTCAAGCCCCTGGCTTCAAGCTGGAACACCAACATCAGTCAGCCGCAAAAGCGCAAATGGCTGGAAATTTCGAAAAACTACCCTTCGCTTTCGCCTGAAGAGCAGGCCACCATGCACAGCCGCATGAACGAATGGGTCACCCTGAGCCCCCAGCAGCGGGCACAGGCACGGCTTAACTTCGCCAGGACCAAAGAGCTCTCCAAGCAACTGACGCCCGAAGAGAAAAAGGCCAAGTGGGAGACCTATCAGGCCCTCAGCCCCGAAGAAAAACAGAAGCTGGCAGCCAAGGCCAACCCCAAACCCCTGGGCGCGGCAACAGCCGTCAAACCGGTGGCGCCGCAAAAGCTGGCCCCTGTCCCGCCGCATACGGTCAAGGCCGCCAGCAAACCTGCACCTAGAATCATTGCTTCACAGCCGGTAGCCGCCGCTGCAGTTTTACCTGCAAGCAGCGCCGCCGGTGGTCCGGCCGCCACGCCGCTGCGCTGA
- a CDS encoding DUF3619 family protein encodes MTNSLQKRADILQDRFGLKTASYLSAGAADLPYDVSERLRAARAQAVSRRKVAKIQTSSSVIATGGSAALTWGSEDGLGWWARIGSVLPLVALVVGLLVINSIQDDNRAQEVAEVDVALLTDELPPAAFADPGFVQYLKTTRQAPTVQ; translated from the coding sequence ATGACTAATTCACTACAAAAAAGAGCCGATATCCTGCAGGACCGTTTTGGCCTGAAAACCGCGTCATACCTGTCCGCAGGCGCGGCAGATCTGCCGTACGACGTCTCCGAGCGCCTGCGCGCTGCTCGCGCCCAAGCCGTTTCCAGGCGCAAAGTGGCAAAAATCCAGACGTCCTCCAGCGTCATCGCGACGGGCGGAAGTGCCGCACTCACCTGGGGCTCCGAAGATGGCCTGGGCTGGTGGGCGCGTATCGGGTCGGTTTTACCCCTTGTTGCGCTGGTGGTGGGTTTGCTGGTTATCAATTCGATCCAGGACGACAACCGCGCTCAGGAAGTGGCAGAAGTTGACGTGGCGCTGCTGACTGACGAACTTCCCCCAGCCGCTTTCGCAGACCCTGGGTTTGTCCAGTACCTTAAAACCACCCGTCAGGCCCCTACGGTCCAATGA